A section of the Malus sylvestris chromosome 17, drMalSylv7.2, whole genome shotgun sequence genome encodes:
- the LOC126610254 gene encoding peroxidase P7-like: MASVSYFFIAVVFIFGCCSNAQLSPNFYASTCPNLETIVRRAMTEAVIKELRIGASILRLFFHDCFVNGCDASILLDDTPTFTGEKNALPNQNSARGFEVIDTIKTRVEAACSSTVSCADILALAARDGVVLLGGPNWTVPLGRRDARTASQSDANTQLPAPFSDIATLTANFASKGLDAEDMTVLVGAHTVGYAQCANFRSHIYNDTNINPIFANFRKIGCPASGGDSNLASFDATPVTFDNDYYKTLVGHRGLLHSDQEFFNNGPQDSLVTTYSRDNAAWRSDFAESMVKMGNISPLTGTQGEIRRNCRFRN; the protein is encoded by the exons ATGGCCTCTGTATCCTACTTCTTCATTGCAGTAGTCTTCATCTTTGGCTGCTGCAGCAATGCACAGCTCTCTCCCAACTTCTACGCCTCAACTTGCCCAAACCTCGAGACCATCGTGCGCAGAGCTATGACCGAAGCCGTTATAAAAGAGTTACGGATCGGTGCCTCTATCCTTCGCTTGTTCTTCCACGATTGCTTTGTCAAT GGTTGCGACGCTTCCATACTGTTGGACGACACGCCGACCTTCACAGGCGAAAAGAATGCGCTCCCGAACCAGAACTCAGCTAGGGGCTTTGAAGTGATTGATACCATTAAAACCCGTGTGGAAGCAGCTTGCAGTTCTACTGTATCTTGTGCGGATATTTTAGCACTTGCGGCCCGAGACGGAGTAGTGTTG CTTGGAGGACCCAACTGGACGGTACCACTAGGCCGAAGAGATGCAAGAACAGCAAGCCAAAGTGACGCCAACACCCAACTCCCAGCCCCGTTCTCTGACATCGCAACCCTGACCGCCAACTTTGCAAGCAAAGGCTTAGATGCCGAGGACATGACCGTGCTCGTTGGTGCCCACACAGTAGGCTACGCTCAGTGTGCAAATTTCAGGAGCCACATATACAATGATACCAACATAAACCCCATTTTTGCAAATTTTCGGAAGATCGGTTGTCCAGCTTCTGGTGGAGACAGTAATCTAGCTTCCTTTGATGCAACACCAGTTACTTTCGACAATGACTACTACAAGACCCTTGTTGGTCATCGCGGTCTTCTTCATTCGGATCAGGAGTTCTTTAATAATGGGCCTCAGGATTCATTGGTTACAACTTATAGTAGGGACAATGCAGCCTGGAGAAGCGACTTTGCTGAGTCCATGGTGAAGATGGGCAACATTAGTCCTCTAACTGGGACACAAGGAGAGATCAGAAGGAATTGCAGATTCCGAAATTAA